One segment of Acropora muricata isolate sample 2 chromosome 8, ASM3666990v1, whole genome shotgun sequence DNA contains the following:
- the LOC136925877 gene encoding NLR family CARD domain-containing protein 3-like isoform X4: protein MASCSRQPKELDRTIKVTILASEWGSSKGGLSTISRELAIQLAKFPDVEVTFFLPKCSPESKKEAQHHGISIVEAERRPGYEELDWLSFPPEHLEMDVVVGHGMKLGKQAQFIHKSHKCRWVQVVHTDPEELGMFKCYENPISKGEQKHHVEVELCQMADLVVGVGPKLTEAFLAYLGWCKKDQDVVELTPGVFADFACVEQVPVKRKHFSVVIFGRGDSEDFELKGFDIAARSISALPDISLVFVGAPEGKHDGIAKRFLDLGVPANRLRVRGYTDREALKRLFCEVDLVLMPSRTEGFGLTGLEGLSAGLPVIVSKNSGFGEVLSNVPHGSSFVIDSEDPSAWTAAIKNIWNKDRQLRLDEAKVLCDSYSKRYSWSEQCKKLLEKMVRLLENRQDSSGRLQISFQEGAERRGTATEDRTGSPGKDQDIQGGMKRERKKCSDQDKAGDPSHVIKLIQQIYVKCEGVILPIPWCDRFSFQLEKIFTRLRIVAKEKTREKVTKELTSMSSIFTPHEDCQQPMVVLIEGEPGIGKTTYCRKLAYDWATRQGCERDESFPRVEVLLLLRCRGIQSSCIWKAIEEQILPEGIEPEEKVTFFQFLKENPSKVLLVLDGLDEADQEKLKLCRKLIQGKLLPGCFVVLTSRHEAGSNIIPHTDTLLKIVGFTTTDAECFIRRYFQQSDNQHLAATLIAKLESYNLYELTRNPLNTLLLCVIFEDLNGVLPNSRTELYLEIVQLVLRRYENKNGSSVNDKDRLLVYNKELMILGRMALDSLRKGKLYFEDHQGDFKQSLLPKLGFVSIQAGGGKRAPCPRYAFFHKSFQEFFSAFFLAFSMIDGTMDCKSVANEEYKEELREVFTFMSGIIAMHSEATAMSIVKSIVSVVNVSDRISRDNLTYVSLALSFISETELFSKNLYAELAQLFGKSLELVDLKERHFFHPLFLALFLALRVNTSLTSLDLRYNLIDDEGASSLSEALRVNTSLTSLDLGGNSIHDEGASSLSEALRVNTSLTSLDLGGNSIGAEGVNFLSEALKVNTSLTSLHLGGRYIGAEGAIFLSEALRVNTSLTSLDLDSNYIGDEGANFLSEALRVNTSLTSLDLDSNDIGDEGANFLSEALSVNTSLTSLNLGWNSIHAEGARSLSEALRVNTSLTSLSLSQNSIHAEGANFLSEALSVNTSLTSLNLGWNSIHAEGARSLSEALRVNTSLTSLNLCWNSIHAKGAHSLSEVFKVNTSLASLYLGGNSVFYEEAHSLSQALRVNTSLTSLILFTAVIGDKEAHSVSDALRVNTSLTSLDLCDNLIHAEGARSLSEALRVNTSLTSLSLSQNSIHAEGARSLSEALRVNTSLTSLSLGRNFIGAEGANFLSEALRVNTSLTSLDLFENSIGAEGTNFLAEALRVNTSLTSLNLLENSIDAEGANFLSEALRVNTSLTSLVLARNSIGNEGAHSLSEALRVNTSLASLHLGGNSIGAKGGNFLSEALRVNTSLTSLDLREDLEDA, encoded by the exons ATGGCATCTTGTTCAAGGCAGCCTAAAGAACTTGATAGAACCATTAAAGTCACCATTTTGGCTTCTGAGTGGGGATCCAGTAAGGGTGGACTTTCTACTATAAGCAGAGAGTTGGCTATTCAGTTAGCCAAATTTCCTGATGTTGAAGTcactttctttttgccaaaatgcTCCCCCGAGAGTAAGAAGGAAGCACAGCACCACGGCATATCCATTGTTGAGGCAGAGAGACGACCAGGGTACGAAGAACTGGACTGGCTCAGCTTTCCACCAGAACATTTAGAGATGGATGTGGTTGTTGGTCATGGTATGAAACTCGGTAAACAGGCACAATTTATCCACAAATCTCACAAATGCAGGTGGGTGCAAGTGGTGCACACAGATCCAGAGGAACTAGGAATGTTCAAATGTTATGAGAATCCAATCTCCAAAGGAGAACAAAAGCACCATGTTGAGGTAGAGCTATGCCAGATGGCTGATTTGGTGGTTGGAGTTGGACCCAAGCTGACAGAAGCCTTTCTCGCATACCTTGGCTGGTGTAAAAAAGATCAAGATGTTGTTGAGTTGACTCCTGGAGTTTTTGCTGACTTTGCCTGTGTTGAACAAGTTCCTGTCAAACGAAAACACTTCAGTGTTGTGATCTTTGGTCGTGGAGATTCTGAAGATTTTGAGTTAAAGGGATTTGATATTGCAGCAAGATCTATTTCTGCCTTGCCTGACATCAGCCTTGTTTTTGTGGGAGCGCCTGAAGGAAAACATGATGGGATTGCGAAACGTTTCCTTGATTTGGGCGTTCCTGCAAATCGTCTGAGGGTGAGAGGTTACACAGACCGAGAGGCTCTGAAGCGGTTGTTCTGTGAGGTGGATCTTGTACTGATGCCGTCAAGAACTGAAGGGTTCGGGTTGACTGGTCTGGAGGGTCTTTCAGCTGGTCTTCCTGTTATTGTCAGCAAGAACTCTGGGTTCGGAGAAGTCCTGAGCAATGTACCACATGGTTCTTCATTTgtcattgactctgaagatcccAGTGCATGGACAGCAGCTATCAAGAACATCTGGAACAAAGACAGACAATTACGACTTGATGAGGCTAAGGTTCTGTGTGACTCCTATAGCAAGAGATATAGTTGGTCTGAACAGTGCAAGAAACTTCTTGAGAAGATGGTCAGGCTACTTGAGAATAGACAAG ATTCTTCCGGCAGGCTTCAGATCTCATTCCAGGAAGGTGCGGAGAGAAGAGGTACAGCAACTGAAGACAGAACAG GTTCTCCTGGCAAGGATCAGGATATTCAGGGAGGAATGaagagggaaagaaagaaatgcagcGATCAGGACAAAGCAG GAGATCCAAGCCACGTCATAAAGTTGATACAACAAATTTACGTAAAGTGTGAAGGGGTGATTTTGCCAATTCCTTGGTGTGACAGATTCAGCTTTCAGCTCGAGAAAATTTTCACCAGACTTAGGAtagttgcaaaagaaaagacacgCGAAAAAGTGACAAAAGAACTGACGAGCATGTCAAGTATCTTTACACCACACGAAGATTGCCAACAACCAATGGTTGTGTTGATAGAAGGCGAGCCTGGCATTGGAAAAACGACCTACTGCCGGAAGCTAGCATATGATTGGGCAACTAGACAAGGTTGCGAAAGGGATGAGTCTTTTCCAAGAGTTGAAGTGCTTTTGCTCCTCAGATGTCGTGGAATTCAATCGAGCTGTATATGGAAAGCAATTGAAGAGCAAATTTTACCCGAAGGCATTGAACCTGAGGAAAAAGTTACGTTTTTCCAGTTCCTCAAAGAAAACCCTTCCAAGGTGTTGTTGGTGCTCGATGGGTTAGATGAGGCAGACCAAGAAAAACTGAAACTCTGCCGTAAACTGATTCAAGGAAAGCTTCTCCCTggttgttttgttgttcttaCATCTCGCCATGAAGCTGGAAGTAACATAATTCCGCACACCGACACTCTGTTGAAGATTGTGGGATTCACGACAACTGATGCAGAATGTTTCATAAGAAGGTACTTTCAGCAATCAGACAATCAACACTTGGCAGCGACACTCATTGCAAAACTGGAGTCATATAATTTATATGAATTAACAAGAAACCCTCTAAATACTCTCCTACTCTGTGTtatctttgaggatcttaaCGGGGTTCTCCCAAATAGCAGAACAGAGCTGTACTTAGAGATCGTGCAACTTGTTTTGAGACGTTATGAAAACAAGAATGGCTCGtcagttaatgataaagaccgCCTTTTAGTTTACAACAAGGAATTGATGATCCTTGGCAGAATGGCGCTAGATTCTCTGAGAAAAGGAAAGCTGTATTTTGAAGACCATCAAGGCGATTTCAAGCAAAGCTTATTACCTAAATTAGGCTTTGTATCCATCCAGGCTGGAGGTGGCAAGAGAGCACCTTGTCCTCGTTACGCATTTTTTCACAAaagttttcaagaattcttttccgcctttttccttgccttttctatgaTTGATGGTACAATGGACTGCAAGTCAGTGGCTAATGAAGAATACAAAGAGGAACTAAGGGAAGTGTTCACATTTATGAGCGGAATCATAGCCATGCATTCTGAAGCAACTGCTATGTCAATTGTAAAAAGCATTGTATCAGTTGTAAATGTGTCAGACCGCATATCACGTGACAATCTGACGTACGTGAGTTTGGCTTTAAGCTTTATAAGCGAAACCgaacttttttcaaaaaaccTGTACGCAGAATTAGCTCAGTTATTTGGCAAGAGTCTTGAGCTCGTGGACTTGAAGGAGCGCCATTTCTTCCACCCATTATTCCTTGCGCTATTCttagccttaagagtaaacacctctcttacttctttggatttgcgtTATAACCTCATTGATGatgagggagctagttccctttctgaggccttaagagtaaacacctctcttacttctttggatttgggtGGGAACTCCATTCATGatgagggagctagttccctttctgaggccttaagagtaaacacctctcttacttctttggatttgggtGGGAACTCCATTGGTGCTGAGGGAGTCAATTtcctatctgaggccttaaaagtgaacacctctcttacttctttgcaTTTGGGTGGGAGGTAcattggtgctgagggagcCATTTtcctatctgaggccttaagagtaaacacctctcttacttctttggatttggatTCGAACtacattggtgatgagggagccaATTtcctatctgaggccttaagagtaaacacctctcttacttctttggatttggatTCGAACgacattggtgatgagggagccaATTTCCTATCTGAGGCCCTAAgcgtaaacacctctcttacgtCTTTGAATTTGGGTTGGAACTCCATTCATGCTGAGGGAGCTCGttccctatctgaggccttaagagtaaacacctctcttacttctttgagTTTGAGTCAGAACTCCATTCATGCTGAGGGAGCCAATTtcctatctgaggccttaagcgtaaacacctctcttacgtCTTTGAATTTGGGTTGGAACTCCATTCATGCTGAGGGAGCTCGttccctatctgaggccttaagagtaaacacctctcttacttctttgaatttgtgtTGGAACTCCATTCATGCTAAGGGAGCTCATTCCCTATCTGAGGTCTTCAAAGTGAACACCTCTCTTGCTTCTTTGTATTTGGGTGGGAACTCCGTTTTTTATGAGGAAGCTCATTCCCTATCtcaggccttaagagtaaacacctctcttacttctttgattttgtttacgGCCGTAATTGGTGATAAGGAAGCACATTCCGTATCTGacgccttaagagtaaacacctctcttacttctttggatttgtgtGATAACTTGATTCATGCTGAGGGAGCTCGttccctatctgaggccttaagagtaaacacctctcttacttctttgagTTTGAGTCAGAACTCCATTCATGCTGAGGGAGCTCGttccctatctgaggccttaagagtaaacacctctcttacttctttgagTTTGGGTCGGAACTTcattggtgctgagggagcCAATTtcctatctgaggccttaagagtaaacacctctcttacttctttggatttgtttgAGAACTCCATTGGTGCTGAGGGAACCAATTTCCTagctgaggccttaagagtaaacacctctcttacttctttgaatttgttggAGAACTCCATTGATGCTGAGGGAGCCAATTTtctatctgaggccttaagagtaaacacctctcttacttctttggttCTCGCTAGGAACTCCATTGGTAATGAGGGAGCTCattccctatctgaggccttaagagtgaACACCTCTCTTGCCTCTTTGCATTTGGGTGGGAACTCCATTGGTGCTAAGGGAGGCAATTtcctatctgaggccttaagagtaaacacctctcttacttctttggatttgagGGAGGACCTTGAAGATGCTTAG